A single Euzebya sp. DNA region contains:
- the rplX gene encoding 50S ribosomal protein L24: protein MQRIKKDDTVVVISGKDKGKQGRVVNVYPKADKVMVEGVNIATRHRQVRMTGRGAREGGIEHVEVPVHSSNVMPVCPSCDEPTRVGARIVDGEKTRFCRKCDSEFK, encoded by the coding sequence ATGCAGCGCATCAAGAAGGACGACACCGTCGTGGTGATCAGCGGCAAGGACAAGGGCAAGCAGGGCCGCGTCGTCAACGTCTACCCCAAGGCCGACAAGGTCATGGTGGAGGGCGTCAACATCGCGACCAGGCACCGCCAGGTCCGCATGACCGGCCGTGGTGCCCGCGAGGGCGGGATCGAGCACGTCGAGGTGCCCGTCCACAGCTCGAACGTCATGCCCGTCTGCCCGTCCTGCGACGAGCCGACCCGCGTCGGTGCCCGCATCGTCGACGGGGAGAAGACCCGCTTCTGCCGCAAGTGCGATTCGGAGTTCAAGTAG
- the rplE gene encoding 50S ribosomal protein L5, with amino-acid sequence MSDTEMTTTTEVTADGAQVRYRPRLKALYVNTLRAELMESLGIGNVMDVPRLEKIVVNVGVGEAVADSKVIEKVMAELATITGQKPQLRRARKSIATFKLREGMPVGARVTLRNERMWDFLDRLLTVAIPRIRDFRGLPSKFDGAGNYTLGITEQLIFPEIDYDDIDAVRGMDITFVTTARTDEHGRALLDAFGFPFIRQEGEPAPEAMQRLVQATADLV; translated from the coding sequence ATGTCCGACACCGAGATGACGACCACCACCGAGGTCACCGCCGACGGTGCGCAGGTCCGCTACCGCCCCCGCCTGAAGGCCCTGTACGTCAACACGCTCCGGGCCGAGCTGATGGAGTCGCTCGGCATCGGCAACGTGATGGACGTGCCGCGGCTCGAGAAGATCGTGGTGAACGTCGGGGTCGGCGAAGCAGTCGCCGACTCGAAGGTCATCGAGAAGGTGATGGCCGAGCTCGCGACGATCACCGGCCAGAAGCCCCAGCTGCGACGCGCCCGCAAGTCGATCGCGACGTTCAAGCTGCGCGAGGGCATGCCCGTGGGCGCCCGCGTCACCCTGCGCAACGAGCGCATGTGGGACTTCCTCGACCGCCTCCTGACGGTCGCGATCCCCCGGATCCGCGACTTCCGCGGCCTGCCGTCCAAGTTCGACGGCGCCGGCAACTACACCCTCGGCATCACCGAGCAGCTGATCTTCCCCGAGATCGACTACGACGACATCGACGCGGTCCGCGGCATGGACATCACGTTCGTGACCACCGCCCGGACCGACGAGCACGGCCGCGCCCTGCTCGACGCCTTCGGGTTCCCCTTCATCCGCCAAGAGGGCGAGCCCGCGCCCGAGGCCATGCAGCGCCTCGTCCAGGCGACCGCCGACCTGGTCTAG
- the rpsQ gene encoding 30S ribosomal protein S17: protein MAASGRNARKVRDGIVVSDKMDKTVVVLVERRVKHPKYHKFVTKSARYKAHDETNDAGVGDRVRIVETRPLSKDKRFRVQAILERAK, encoded by the coding sequence ATGGCGGCGTCAGGCCGGAACGCCCGCAAGGTCCGTGACGGGATCGTCGTGTCCGACAAGATGGACAAGACCGTCGTGGTCCTGGTCGAGCGGCGCGTCAAGCACCCCAAGTACCACAAGTTCGTCACCAAGTCGGCCCGCTACAAGGCCCACGACGAGACCAACGACGCCGGCGTCGGCGACCGCGTCCGCATCGTCGAGACGCGTCCGCTCAGCAAGGACAAGCGCTTCCGAGTCCAGGCGATCCTCGAGCGCGCCAAGTAA
- the rplP gene encoding 50S ribosomal protein L16 — MLAPKRVKYRKQHRGRKRGLAKGGSDVTFGEYGIQALSAGWVTARQIEAARIAMTRYMKRGGKVWINIFPHKAYTKKPAETRMGSGKGSPEGWVAVVKPGRVMFEIAGVPEEVAREAIRLAGNKLPVKWRFVAREGGGS, encoded by the coding sequence GCGTCAAGTACCGCAAGCAGCACCGCGGCCGCAAGCGCGGCCTCGCCAAGGGCGGATCCGATGTCACCTTCGGTGAGTACGGCATCCAGGCCCTGAGCGCCGGCTGGGTCACCGCCCGGCAGATCGAGGCCGCCCGAATCGCCATGACCCGCTACATGAAGCGCGGTGGGAAGGTGTGGATCAACATCTTCCCGCACAAGGCCTACACCAAGAAGCCGGCCGAGACCCGCATGGGGTCCGGAAAGGGCTCGCCCGAGGGCTGGGTGGCCGTCGTGAAGCCGGGACGCGTCATGTTCGAGATCGCCGGCGTGCCCGAGGAGGTCGCCCGCGAGGCGATCCGCCTGGCTGGCAACAAGCTGCCCGTGAAGTGGCGCTTCGTCGCACGCGAGGGAGGTGGCTCCTAG
- the rplN gene encoding 50S ribosomal protein L14, with protein MIQQETRLRVADNSGAREVLCIRVLGGSGARYAGVGDVIVATVKQAIPQANVKKGDVVKAVVVRTRKERRRRDGTYIRFDDNACVLIDANNNPRGTRIFGPVGRELRDNRFMRIVSLAPEVI; from the coding sequence ATGATCCAACAAGAGACACGCCTCCGCGTCGCCGACAACTCCGGCGCGCGCGAGGTGCTGTGCATCCGCGTGCTGGGCGGGTCCGGTGCGCGCTACGCCGGCGTCGGCGACGTCATCGTCGCCACCGTCAAGCAGGCGATCCCGCAGGCGAACGTCAAGAAGGGCGACGTCGTGAAGGCGGTCGTCGTGCGCACCCGCAAGGAGCGCCGCCGCCGGGACGGGACCTACATCCGCTTCGACGACAACGCCTGCGTGCTGATCGATGCGAACAACAACCCCCGAGGGACCCGCATCTTCGGCCCGGTGGGCCGCGAGCTGCGCGACAACCGCTTCATGCGCATCGTCTCCCTCGCCCCGGAGGTGATCTGA
- the rpmC gene encoding 50S ribosomal protein L29, which translates to MRAEELRELSDTELDEKLEEFKSELFNLRFELATGQLDNYKRLKGTRRDIARVMTVQRERALRATASEETS; encoded by the coding sequence ATGCGAGCCGAGGAACTGCGAGAACTGTCCGACACCGAGCTCGACGAGAAGCTCGAGGAGTTCAAGTCCGAGCTCTTCAACCTGCGCTTCGAGCTCGCCACCGGCCAGCTCGACAACTACAAGCGCCTGAAGGGCACCCGCCGCGACATCGCGCGGGTGATGACCGTCCAGCGCGAACGGGCCCTCCGGGCCACCGCCAGCGAGGAGACCAGCTGA